One segment of Macrotis lagotis isolate mMagLag1 chromosome 1, bilby.v1.9.chrom.fasta, whole genome shotgun sequence DNA contains the following:
- the CDC42EP3 gene encoding cdc42 effector protein 3 — protein MPAKTPIYLKAANNKKGKKFKLRDILSPDMISPPLGDFRHTIHIGKEGQHDVFGDISFLQGNYELLPGNQEKMRVGQLPGHSEFLRANSTSDSTFSETPSPVLKNAISLPAIGGSQALMLPLLSPVTFNTKQDSFGPSKLPRLSCEPVIEEKTQEKTNHLENGIVHPEDAPWKGNGTTSHYSNGRDSHSSSLSEQYSDWQTEDMFDSSVPCELIKEKTNSEESLSELTGSLLSLQLDLGPSLLDEVLNVMDKNKL, from the coding sequence ATGCCAGCCAAGACCCCAATTTACCTGAAAGCTGCCAAtaacaagaaaggaaagaaatttaaactGAGGGACATTTTGTCTCCAGATATGATCAGTCCTCCACTAGGGGACTTTCGACATACAATTCACATTGGAAAAGAGGGTCAACATGATGTGTTTGGGgatatttcatttcttcaagGGAATTATGAGCTGTTACCTGGAAACCAGGAGAAAATGAGAGTTGGCCAGCTCCCTGGACATAGTGAATTCTTAAGGGCTAATAGCACCTCTGATTCCACATTTTCAGAGACACCTTCTCCAGTGCTCAAAAATGCAATCTCACTTCCTGCCATTGGTGGTTCCCAAGCTCTCATGTTGCCCTTATTATCTCCTGTGACATTTAATACCAAACAGGATTCCTTTGGACCCTCAAAGCTCCCAAGACTTAGTTGTGAGCCAGTCATAGAAGAAAAAACTCAGGAGAAAACTAACCACTTGGAGAATGGGATTGTACATCCCGAGGATGCCCCATGGAAGGGCAATGGTACAACATCCCACTACAGTAATGGCAGAGATAGCCACTCATCCAGTCTCTCTGAACAGTACAGTGACTGGCAAACAGAAGATATGTTTGACAGTTCTGTTCCATGTGAACTCATCAAAGAGAAGACAAACTCGGAAGAATCCCTCTCTGAGCTCACAGGCTCCCTGCTCTCCTTGCAGTTGGACCTTGGACCCTCACTTTTAGATGAAGTTCTCAATGTGATGGATAAAAATAAGTTATAG